The Microbacterium sp. LKL04 sequence ATCACGGCATCCCGGTCCTCTTCGCTGAGGTGGGCAAGGGATGTCCAGCCGAGCTCGTTGAACGAGGCGCCGAAGCCCTCGACGGCCTGCTGCGGGTCGTCGGTCTGCAGGATCACCGAGGGCATGGCGCGCACCTCGCCGAGGGCGGGTGCGGCGAGCTCCCGCCAGGGCTGTTCCTGAGTGGTGCTGATCCAGCGGATGGGTGCGGCCATGTGCTCTCTCCTGTGAGTCGCGTCCGCCCACGCTAGCGCAAAATCCAATGGGTGTTGAACTTTGCCGGGTAGGCTGAACCCATGCCTTCTTCGAGCAAGCGCGGTCCGTACGCGAAAACGGCGGCGCGTCAGCGCGAGATCCTGGATGCCGCCGGCGACGTCTTCGCGACGCACGGCTACCGCGCGGGGTCACTGAAGGAGATCGCCGATCGGGTCGGCATCGACGCGTCGACGATCCTGCACCACTTCGCGAACAAGAGCGTTCTGCTGCAGAAGGTGCTCGAGGACCGCGACACCCGGAGTCTGACGGATGCCGATCCGGACCGCACGGCCAGTCCCGCAGACACCCCCGCGGCGTTCCTGCGCCTGGCGCGCGCGAACGAGAAGATCCCGGGCATCGTCGAGCTGTACACGCTGCTCGCGGCCGAGTCGGCGACGCCGGACCACCCGAGCAACGAGTACTTCGTGCTGCGCTACGCCCGGGTGCGCAGCGAGTTCGCGTCCGCGTTCCGCGAGATGGCGGATGCCGGGCTCCTCCGCCCGGGCGTCGATCCCGAGTTCGCGGCGGTGTCGACCCTGGCGCTGTGGGACGGGGTGCAGGTGCAGTGGATGCACGATCCGGATGCCGTCGATGTCACCGAGACGCTGCGGAAGCACCTCGAGCTGCTGACCACGGTCGACCTCTCCTGACAGCCGGTGCCGCGCGGTAGCGTGAACGGGGGCGACAGAGCCCGCGAGCCGATGTGTGGGAGAACGATGTCTGAGACGCCGACGAGGCAGTCCGCCGCCGCGCGACCGTCGAACCGACTCGCGATCGCGACGCTCGTCGTCGGCATCGCCGCGTTCCTCACCGGGCTCGTCCCGTGGCTCGGGCTGATCCTCGGTCTGACGGCTTTCGGGCTGGGTATCTACGCCCTCACGCGCGGCCAGTCGAAGGTGATGGCGCTGGTGGGTGGCTCGCTCGGATCGATCGCTGCGGTCACCGGCTTGATCTCGACGAGCGCCCTCATGATGTGGCTGCTCAGCGGTAACGCCTGACGCTGGTCAGTCGTCCGCGAGCGGAGCGCCGCGGAATCGGCGCTCGAGCACAGCGCCGGACTCGCTCCCCGTGAGGTACGTGCGCAGCGCCGTCGCGAGGCCCGTGAGGTCGGCGGGGTCGAGGAGCAGACGGGCGCCCTCGTCGATGGCCCGGTCGATCTCGCGCAGGTGCGGCACGATCTGCCGTCCGGCGTCGGTGAGCTTCAACTCCAGGGCGCGCCGATCCTTCAGGTGAGGCGTGCGTTCGACGTAACCCCGCTTGACGAGCGTGTCGACGATCCTGCTCGGGCTTCCCGTCTCGCAGACGATGAGCTCACCGAGTTCCTTGAGCGACACCGGACCGTACTGGTCGAGCACCAGGATGATCTCGAACTGCGACGACGTGAGGCCGAGGGGTGCCAGCTGACGCCCGAGCGCGCGGTTGCCTTCGCGCTGAGCGGCGAGCACGAGGTAGCGCAGCTCGAAGGGTGCGAGGGTCGCGGGGTCCGCCTCAGATGGCGTCAGCGCCGTGTCGGTCATGCTTCATCCAGCCGTTCGGGTCGATCGCGGGTGTCGCTCTGCACCCAGTGTGCCAGGTGAGGAACGCCGGCCGGCGTCCGGGGGGAGGAGGTCGGCCGGCCGGCATCCCCGCTCAGGTGAGCGCCGGTTCCCGCGTGGGTGCCTCCCGGCCCGCGTCGGGGTCTGACGCGGGCTCCGGCTCGGCGCGTCGTCCGAACGCCCGCGATCCGATCGCACGAAGGATGCTCGGCATGACCAGCATCCGGATGACGACCGCGTCGAGGGCGACGGCGATCGCGAGTCCGATCCCGATCTCGCGCACGATGCTGATCTGCGCCGTCATGAACGAGAGGAAGACGGCGATCATGATGACCGCGGCGCTGTTGATCATCCCCCGGGTCCGTGCCGCACCCTGCAGGACCGCCTGCTCGTAGTCCAGTCCGTTCCGGTAGAGCTCCCTCATGCGGGACATGATGATCACCATGTAGTCCATGCTCAGACCGAACATCACGGCGAACAGCAGGATGGGCGTCACGGAATTGAGAGGGACGTCGCTGACGGCTCTCTGCACGAGGGTCAGCAGCCCGACGCTCGCTCCGACGACGAGCAGGTTGAAGACGAGCGCCAGCAGTGGGAGCAGGATCGATCGCCAGGCGAGCGCGAGCATGATGAACGTCAGCGTGAGCACGATTGCGGCGATGGCGGGGATGCTGCCGACGATGGTCTCGTCGAAGTCGACGCCCTGCGCGGTGGCACCGGTCACGGCCACGCTCACTCCCCCGTCGACCCGGCCGGCGAGGTCGGCGCGGATGTCCTTCACGAGAGCGTGGGTGGTGACCGTGTCCGGCCCGTCCGATGTCGTCACGAGAAGTCGTGCGGCGATGGCGCCGTCGGTCGAGTTCCAGAGCCGCTCGACCTCGCCAGGGACGGTGCCGTCACTCAGCGCCTGGGCGAGCGGACTTCCCGCCGGGGCGAACTGCGTCACGTCGAGAACCCCGTCGACGCCGGAATGATCGGTCAGCCAGTCCCGCGCCTCTCCGGTCTCCGCAAGAGCCGTCTCGGCTGCGGTCCCCTCCGGGAACGTGAGGATGACGTCGACCGGGAAGAGACCCTCTTGCCCGATGTCGGATTCGAGCAGTTCGAGCCCGGCGCGCGCCGGGTCGCCCGCGGGGAGCACGGTCGCGCTGGCGACCGGCGATTGGAGCGAGAGTCCGGCGATGGGCACGGCGGCGATGATCATGACCGCGGCGCCGGCGAGACCGACCAGCCCGGGGCGGCGGATGCGGGCCGAGCCCGCCACGGAGACCGGCCTCTTCCGCCGCGACGAGAAGGGCAGCCGGCCGGCGTCAATCCGCGGGCCGAGCAGGGCGAGCCCCGCGGGCAGGACGAGCATGGTCACGGCGAGCGCGACCAGCGCGACGACGATGCCGCCGAGCGCGATGCTGGTGAGCGCCATGATCTGCGGCACGAAGAGCGCCGACAGGGCGAGGGCGACCGCGAACCCGCTGAAGAGGACGGAGTGGCCGGCGGTCGCCATCGTCACGTGGATCGCGTCGGGCGTTGACCTGCCGGCCGCGAGCTCCTCGCGGAAGCGTTTGATGATGAACAGCGAGTAGTCGACGGCGACGGCCAACCCGATCATCGAGACGATGTTCGTGTAGAGGTTCGAGATCTCGGTGACCCCGGTCGCGAGGGTGCCGATGCCCATCGAGATCATCAGAGCCGATCCCGCGACGAGCAGAGGCAGGATGGTCGCGACGACGGATCCGAACACGAGAAGCAGCACGACGATGAGTATCGGGAAGACGATCAGCTCCGCGCGGATCGCATCCGCTTTCGAGTGCGCATTGAGCTGGTAGTCGAGCGCGGGTTGACCGGTGACGTAGGCGTCATCGGCGATGTCCTGTTCGTCGAGGGATGCCTGGAGTTCGGGCACGAGGTTCTGCACCGTCGTACTGTCCGCCGTGAAGCCGGCGATGACGGCGACCGTCCGGCCGTCGTCGGAGGCGAGGTCCGCCTGTTCCGACGGCAGGGTCACCCGCTCGGCCCCGGCCTCGCGGGCGAGGTCGGCCGCCTCATCGATCGCGGCGTCGGCGACGGGGTCGGCTGCGGAGAGGACGATCACGAGCTGGTTGGGGGCTTCATCGAACTTCTGCTCGAGAACGGCTTGCGCCTGCAGCGCTTCGGCTCGCGGGTTGGTGAACCCCCCACCGCTCAGCGCACCGTCTAGCCGCAGGGCGAGCAGCGCGCCGGCGATGAACAGCGTCGCCCAGACGGCGAGGACGACGCGGGGGTGTCGGATGGATATCGCGGTCACACGGTGCATGGCTTCCCCCAGTTAAGTGTTACGTCATACGTGTTATGACATGTATACACCACATTGCTCGCGCGTGAACATCCCCGACTCTGCGCGTCGCATTCATTGACGATGTGCACTCTCTTCCCTAACGTTCCGTGTTGTGACATTCATGCGACGACAACCGTCGTCGATGCTGGTCACGAACACCGCGAGAGCGGCAGAACTGGGGGCAGTCATGACTATGGAAATGGATGCATTCGTCGGGTCAACGATGCTGGATGCGGCAGTCGACGCGATCGAAGCGATCCGCCGGGGGGAGATGGTCGTCATCGTGGATGACGAGGATCGCGAGAACGAAGGCGACCTGGTCGTCGCGGCGGACCACGCCACGCCGCAGGTGATCAACTTCATGATCACGCACGGGCGCGGGCTGGTCTGCCTGTCGCTCACTCGGGAGCGGGCTCTGCAGCTGGAGCTGCCGCCGATGGTGACGTTCAATGAAGACCACATGGGGACGGCGTTCACCGTTTCGATCGACGCCACGCGCGCATTCGGCGTCACCACGGGGATCTCCGCGGCCGAACGGGCGAGGACGATCCAGGTCGCCATGACGGGTGCCGCCGGCGACCTGCAGCGCCCCGGTCACGTCTTCCCGCTGATCGCCCGCGACGGCGGTGTCATCGAGCGGACCGGCCACACCGAGGCATCCGTCGACATCGCACGCGCCGCAGGGTGCACTCCGTCCGGGGTGATCGTGGAGATCATCGGTGACGACGGCGAGATGCTCCGCCGTGACTCCCTGCGCCGCTTCGCCGACGAGCACGGACTGCTGATGACCAGCATCGAGCTCCTGCGCGAACACTTCCTCGCGGGAGCGCGTTGACGTGCGCGGGGAGGTCACTGTCCGCCGGTTGACCGGCGCGATCGTCCGGCGGCGCCTTCGACGACATCTCGTCACCATCGACGGCCTGCAGCACCTTCCGACATCGGGGCCGTTCGTGCTCGTCCCCAACCACCGCAGCTACTTCGATCACTTCGTGATGGAGCTGCTCGTCGACGCGGCCGTCGGTCGCCCCGTTTGGTTCCTGACGAAGAAGGAGAGCTTCGACGCCTACGTCTCACGGCTCTGGACGCGGGCCTGGTACGGCATTCCGGTCGATCGAGACCGGCCGAGCCCCGAGACGCTGCGAGCGGTACAGCGGGTGTTCGCTGCAGGTGAGGTGCTCTGCGTCTACCCCGAGGGAACCCGGAACGCGACCGACGAGATGCTGCATTTCCAGGCGGGAGCGTTCCGCTTCGCACTCTCGGCGGGGACGCCGGTCATCCCCGTCGCAATGGTCGGCACCGAGACGGTCCTCCCCAAGGGCAGTCGGCGGTTTCGGGATGACGGGCGCGTGCACCTCGTCATCGGCGAGCCCATCCTGCCGGATCTGACCGCCGGAAAGCAGCGGGCCGCAGGCGAGCTCGCCCTCTCGACCCGGGCGGCCATCGTCGCCCAGCTCGAGGCTGCGGCGAAGAACGCCCGGGATGCCGAGAGTCCCGGCCTCGTGGTCGGTGCCGCGCACGCCGTCGATGAGCTGATCACGGCGGCGCTGAGCGCGAATGGGCGACTGTCGGCATCCGACCGCCGAAGGCTCGGGTTCGTCGTGTCGCTGCTGCAGCGGATGGAGCGTCGCCCGATCCACCTCGAGACGCAGCGGATCAGGCTGCGCGGGTTGGCGATCTCGAATCTGCCGCCCGCCCTACGCGTCTTGCCGGCGTTGCGGATGCGGGCGCGACTGGATCGCGTGCTCGCGCGGGATTCAGAGCATGCGGTCGCGAACTATCTGCTGGGGCGGTGGTCCCTCGCGATGCCGTCCGCACTCGGTGGCGGGCGGGTACGGGCGGAAGCCGCCTTCATCGTCAGCGCGAGGAACGCCGAACCCGGTGACACGCGGGCGCTGGCGGGTCTGGCCGAGCTGTGTCTGGCCGCGGGGCGCATCGACGAGGCACGGGCGCATCTCGAGCTGATCGCCCGCGCACCGGTACGCTCCGGGAGCCGTGGCGAGGCGCGCGTCGATCGGGCGCGGCGGCAGCTCGAGGCGCTCGAGCCGACCGCGGAGGTGGGGGCATGATCGGGGCGCTCCGCGCGGGGCCGCTGACCGTCATCGACGATCTCGCGATCGTGTTCGACGACGACTCGCGCATCCGGTGGTCGCGCGGGCAGGGCGACCGGTGGCTCCTCGTGGAGAGCTGGCCGAACACGGAGGAGCGCGCCGCCGTCGATCAGCACCTGGAGGGAGGTGGCTGCATGCTCGTGCTCACCGACGCGCAGCCGATCACGACGTATGCGCTGGGCGACGAGGTGCCGGCGGCGGACGGCCCGGTGGCCGAGGGGGAGGTCGTCGAGCTGTCACTCCCCCACTTCGACTGGCTGCCCGATGTGATCCGCGCGCGGGGCGAGGCTTTTCTGCGCGCGCAACAAGAGCGCTTCGCCGTGCTCCCCGCCCTGCTCCGGCCCCCAATGGTACTCGAGGGCGACGAGCCGTTCTCGGCCGGGAAGGTGAGCTTCGCACTCCTGTCCGCCGGGGTCACCCGCGCACGGTTGGAACGCGAGCTCACGGAGTACCTCGCCTACCTCCGCAGCACCGACGACATCACCCGGAGGAGCGCATGATGTACAGCTCGACCCTCACGATCGATGCCCCGCCGGGTTCGCTCGCGGGCATCCTCACCGACCTCGGCGCGCTCGCCGAGTGGAACCCGGCGCTCGGTCGCGTGAACGAAACCGGTCGGGCTCAGCCCGGGCGCCGGTATCGCAGTCGGATCCGCGGCGTGGTGCCCGCGACCATCCGGTACGAGACGATCAGTGATGCGCTGATCACGTATCGGATGCAGGGTCCGGGTGTCTCGGAACACGGCGTCTGGGCGCTCGATCCCCTGCCGGACGGGCGCACGCGCGTGCGGCACGGGTTCGCGCACACGGGGCTCGTCCTCCGGCTGATGTCTGCGGCGTTCGAACCCGTGGCGGGGTGGCGGCTCGGACGTCTACGGGATGAGGTTCGAAGCCGGCTCGCGAGGCGGAGCTGAGGCATCCGACCCCCACCTGAAACACGACTCGGGCAAGATGTCTGGCGTGACATCTGATCGATCGAGCGCGGACAAGAGTGCGCTCGCCAGCTTCCTCCGCGCGCGCCGCGCCGGATTGACGCCGGATGCCGTCGGCATCCCTCCCGAACCACGTCGCCGCGTGCGCGGACTGCGGCGCGAGGAGGTCGCCCGGTTGGCGGGCATCAGCGCCGAGTACTACCGGCGGCTCGAGCAAGGCAGCGGACATCAGATGTCGCTGCAGGTCTGCAACTCGTTGGCCCGCGCGCTGCGGCTGGACCGTGCCGGCACGGCCTATCTGCAGCGCCTTGCGCTGCCGGATTCGGAAGCGCCGTTCGAGGTGCATCGAGGCGAGGATCCGCCGGTCGACCTCGTGCAGCTGATCACGCACTGGGATCACACGGCGGCGTACATCATCGACCGCAATCAGGACATCGTGGTCGTCAACGACCTGATCCGCGCGGTCGCGCCCGGGTACATGGAGGTCGGCAACAACCTCGTGCTCATGCAGTTCGAGGCGCCGCCCGAGCTGCGTGAGCTGGCGTCGTGGCAGGAGGGCGCGCGCTCCTCGGTGTCACGGGTGCGCTACTACGGCAATCCGTCCGATCCGCGCTGGCGGGAGATCACCGGACTCCTGCTCGACGACGACGACTTCCGCGACCTGTGGGAGCAGCACGAGGCGCTGCCGCTGACCTCCGGTGTCGCGCCGAACTACTTTCCCGAGCACGGTTGGGTCGACACGAAGTGGCAGATCCTCGAGGCGCATCCGGGCCTCTACACCGTCATCTGCTACGGCGTGCCGGGCAGCGTCGGCGAGCGCGCCCTGCTCGATCTGCAGACCGCGCTGCGCAGTGGGACGATGATGCTCCCGGATGCCGGGTCATCGACGCCGACGTCCGCGAGCAGGCTGGCGCGGTACCGCGGCACGGGTCCCGGTGGCGCCGCGCGTGAGCGGATGCCGGTGGACACGACAGCGGCGTAAGCGGGTACTGAGAGGGCCACGACGAGGGCGGGGAAAGCGCTTTAGCGTGAGGGCATCCACCTCACCCCGGAAAGAGGGAAACAAGCCCATGCCTTTCATCACCACCGACGACGGCGCCGAGATCTACTTCAAGGACTGGGGCGACAAGAGCGCCCAGCCGATCGTCTTCCACCACGGGTGGCCGCTGTCGTCCGACGACTGGGACGCGCAGATGCTCTTCTTTCTGAGCAAGGGGTTCCGCGTGATCGCGAGCGATCGCCGCGGTCACGGCCGGTCGTCCGACATCGCAACCGGACACGACATGGATCATTACGCGAGTGACGTGAGCGCCGTCGTCGAGCACCTCGACCTGCAGAACGCCGTGCACATCGGGCACTCGACGGGTGGCGGCCAGGTCGCCCGCTACGTCGCACAGCACGGCGAACCGCAGGGCCGCGTGGCGAAGGCGGTGCTGGTGGCGGCGGTGCCGCCGATCATGCTGCAGACGGACTGGAACCCGGAGGGCACTCCCCTGTCGGTGTTCGACGGGTTCCGTGAGGCGCTGGCGGCCAACCGCGCGGAGTTCTTCGAGGCCGTGGCATCCGGTCCGTTCTACGGCTTCAACCGCGAGGGCGTCGAGCCGTCGCAGCCGGTGATCGACAACTGGTGGCGGCAGGGCATGACGGGCAGCGCGCTCGCGCACTACGAGGGCATCAAGGCGTTCAGCGAGACGGATCAGCGTGACGACCTGCGCGCGATCACGGTGCCGACGCTCGTCCTGCACGGCGACGACGACCAGGTCGTGCCGTACAAGGGCGCGGCACTGCCGCAGGCCGAGCTGCTGCCGAACGCGACGCTGAAGATCTACGAGGGCTACCCGCACGGCATGCTGACGACGCATGCCGACGTGCTGAACGCCGACATCCTGGCGTTCATCCAGAGCTGACGGATGCCGCGCGGCGTGGCCCTGGGGTGGGTCACGCCGCGCTCGTGTGCGGCGGCGCGAGCCAGCTCACGGGTGGGAGCTGAAGCATCCGAGTCCCACCCACCCCGCTTGGTACGGTGACCGGATGGGGGAAAACTCGACCGTTAACGTCTCGGAATCACCGCCGCGCGGTGCTGAAGCTCGGGGGTCCACCGAGAAACGATGCACGCTGAGGTACTCCCGGGTCTGTCGTGACTGCCGTCGACCTTTAGCTGTAGGCACGCGAGTTGTCCACGACAGCACGACGCGCAGTGTCCGGTGCATCGCGTGCCCAGAACCCGGCACAGCTGCCACGCTCGAGAAGACTCCGCCGATCGCAGACTCCACCTCGGCGCCGGAAGGCATCCCGAGGCTGCCTCCTGCGCCGTTGACTCACCGCGCTCCGGCATCCGGTGTCATCGCAGAGGCGCTGCGACTGCAGGCGAATGCATCTTCTCGCTCCAGACTCGACCGACTCTTCGGCCGGTCACCCCTCGCCCCCGACGCGGAGTCGTGGTTCCTCGGAGCGATCGGCGAGATAGAGGTCGCCCGTATTCTCGCCGCCCTCGGATCGGAATGGCGCGTGTTCCACTCCGTTCCCGTCGGCTCGAATGGCAGCGACATCGATCATCTCGTCATCGGCCCGGCGGGCGTGTTCACGATCAACACAAAACATCGCGCCGGCAGGTCGGTGTGGGTCGGCGACCGACGCCTCATGGTGGATGGGCAGCGGACCGACTACCTGCGAAACTCCGGCCACGAGGCGGAACGCGCCGCACGCCTCCTCTCGTCCGCAACGGGATCCGCGATCGATGTGGTTCCGCTACTCGTCATCGTCGGCGCGAAGCGGATCACCGAAAGGTCGAAGCCCGCGCGGGTGGTTGTCCTCAGCGCCGAACGTACGACGCGATGGCTGCGCGCCCGCCCGGAGACGCTGTCGGTCGATTCCATAGAAGCCGTGGCGACGGTTGCCGCAAAATACTCGACGTGGAGTGCGCCCACCCCGCCCGAGCCCGACCTCGACGCGTTCGCTCGTCTTCGAACCGACGTGGCGCGCGCTCGTGTTCGGCGTCAGCTTTGGGCGAGTGCAGCCGCAGCCGGAATGGTCGGCTTGCTGGTCAGCGCACCATCGTGGTTCGGGGAACTCCTCGCCGGAATACTCGCGAGGTGACGATGGCAGCCTGACGTCTGCGAGCATCGAAGAACGACCGGAGGAGGACCACTCATGACTGACGGACTGACGCTGGACCTGACGGGGAAGACCGCGGTGGTGACCGGCTCGACGCAGGGCATCGGACTCGCGATCGCGCGGCGATTGGCCGAGGCCGGAGCCGAGGTCGTCATCAACGGCCGCAACGAGGAGCGCGTCGCGCGGGCGGTTGAGTCGCTGAACGGACTGGGCGCACGCGGCGTCGCCGCAGACGTGACGACCGCCGAGGGCGCGCAATCGCTGATGGATGCCGCCGGTGACGT is a genomic window containing:
- the ribB gene encoding 3,4-dihydroxy-2-butanone-4-phosphate synthase — its product is MDAFVGSTMLDAAVDAIEAIRRGEMVVIVDDEDRENEGDLVVAADHATPQVINFMITHGRGLVCLSLTRERALQLELPPMVTFNEDHMGTAFTVSIDATRAFGVTTGISAAERARTIQVAMTGAAGDLQRPGHVFPLIARDGGVIERTGHTEASVDIARAAGCTPSGVIVEIIGDDGEMLRRDSLRRFADEHGLLMTSIELLREHFLAGAR
- a CDS encoding MarR family winged helix-turn-helix transcriptional regulator yields the protein MTDTALTPSEADPATLAPFELRYLVLAAQREGNRALGRQLAPLGLTSSQFEIILVLDQYGPVSLKELGELIVCETGSPSRIVDTLVKRGYVERTPHLKDRRALELKLTDAGRQIVPHLREIDRAIDEGARLLLDPADLTGLATALRTYLTGSESGAVLERRFRGAPLADD
- a CDS encoding alpha/beta fold hydrolase, whose amino-acid sequence is MPFITTDDGAEIYFKDWGDKSAQPIVFHHGWPLSSDDWDAQMLFFLSKGFRVIASDRRGHGRSSDIATGHDMDHYASDVSAVVEHLDLQNAVHIGHSTGGGQVARYVAQHGEPQGRVAKAVLVAAVPPIMLQTDWNPEGTPLSVFDGFREALAANRAEFFEAVASGPFYGFNREGVEPSQPVIDNWWRQGMTGSALAHYEGIKAFSETDQRDDLRAITVPTLVLHGDDDQVVPYKGAALPQAELLPNATLKIYEGYPHGMLTTHADVLNADILAFIQS
- a CDS encoding MMPL family transporter, encoding MTAISIRHPRVVLAVWATLFIAGALLALRLDGALSGGGFTNPRAEALQAQAVLEQKFDEAPNQLVIVLSAADPVADAAIDEAADLAREAGAERVTLPSEQADLASDDGRTVAVIAGFTADSTTVQNLVPELQASLDEQDIADDAYVTGQPALDYQLNAHSKADAIRAELIVFPILIVVLLLVFGSVVATILPLLVAGSALMISMGIGTLATGVTEISNLYTNIVSMIGLAVAVDYSLFIIKRFREELAAGRSTPDAIHVTMATAGHSVLFSGFAVALALSALFVPQIMALTSIALGGIVVALVALAVTMLVLPAGLALLGPRIDAGRLPFSSRRKRPVSVAGSARIRRPGLVGLAGAAVMIIAAVPIAGLSLQSPVASATVLPAGDPARAGLELLESDIGQEGLFPVDVILTFPEGTAAETALAETGEARDWLTDHSGVDGVLDVTQFAPAGSPLAQALSDGTVPGEVERLWNSTDGAIAARLLVTTSDGPDTVTTHALVKDIRADLAGRVDGGVSVAVTGATAQGVDFDETIVGSIPAIAAIVLTLTFIMLALAWRSILLPLLALVFNLLVVGASVGLLTLVQRAVSDVPLNSVTPILLFAVMFGLSMDYMVIIMSRMRELYRNGLDYEQAVLQGAARTRGMINSAAVIMIAVFLSFMTAQISIVREIGIGLAIAVALDAVVIRMLVMPSILRAIGSRAFGRRAEPEPASDPDAGREAPTREPALT
- a CDS encoding 1-acyl-sn-glycerol-3-phosphate acyltransferase encodes the protein MRGEVTVRRLTGAIVRRRLRRHLVTIDGLQHLPTSGPFVLVPNHRSYFDHFVMELLVDAAVGRPVWFLTKKESFDAYVSRLWTRAWYGIPVDRDRPSPETLRAVQRVFAAGEVLCVYPEGTRNATDEMLHFQAGAFRFALSAGTPVIPVAMVGTETVLPKGSRRFRDDGRVHLVIGEPILPDLTAGKQRAAGELALSTRAAIVAQLEAAAKNARDAESPGLVVGAAHAVDELITAALSANGRLSASDRRRLGFVVSLLQRMERRPIHLETQRIRLRGLAISNLPPALRVLPALRMRARLDRVLARDSEHAVANYLLGRWSLAMPSALGGGRVRAEAAFIVSARNAEPGDTRALAGLAELCLAAGRIDEARAHLELIARAPVRSGSRGEARVDRARRQLEALEPTAEVGA
- a CDS encoding nuclease-related domain-containing protein, whose product is MTHRAPASGVIAEALRLQANASSRSRLDRLFGRSPLAPDAESWFLGAIGEIEVARILAALGSEWRVFHSVPVGSNGSDIDHLVIGPAGVFTINTKHRAGRSVWVGDRRLMVDGQRTDYLRNSGHEAERAARLLSSATGSAIDVVPLLVIVGAKRITERSKPARVVVLSAERTTRWLRARPETLSVDSIEAVATVAAKYSTWSAPTPPEPDLDAFARLRTDVARARVRRQLWASAAAAGMVGLLVSAPSWFGELLAGILAR
- a CDS encoding MmyB family transcriptional regulator, with amino-acid sequence MTSDRSSADKSALASFLRARRAGLTPDAVGIPPEPRRRVRGLRREEVARLAGISAEYYRRLEQGSGHQMSLQVCNSLARALRLDRAGTAYLQRLALPDSEAPFEVHRGEDPPVDLVQLITHWDHTAAYIIDRNQDIVVVNDLIRAVAPGYMEVGNNLVLMQFEAPPELRELASWQEGARSSVSRVRYYGNPSDPRWREITGLLLDDDDFRDLWEQHEALPLTSGVAPNYFPEHGWVDTKWQILEAHPGLYTVICYGVPGSVGERALLDLQTALRSGTMMLPDAGSSTPTSASRLARYRGTGPGGAARERMPVDTTAA
- a CDS encoding SRPBCC family protein encodes the protein MYSSTLTIDAPPGSLAGILTDLGALAEWNPALGRVNETGRAQPGRRYRSRIRGVVPATIRYETISDALITYRMQGPGVSEHGVWALDPLPDGRTRVRHGFAHTGLVLRLMSAAFEPVAGWRLGRLRDEVRSRLARRS
- a CDS encoding TetR/AcrR family transcriptional regulator, encoding MPSSSKRGPYAKTAARQREILDAAGDVFATHGYRAGSLKEIADRVGIDASTILHHFANKSVLLQKVLEDRDTRSLTDADPDRTASPADTPAAFLRLARANEKIPGIVELYTLLAAESATPDHPSNEYFVLRYARVRSEFASAFREMADAGLLRPGVDPEFAAVSTLALWDGVQVQWMHDPDAVDVTETLRKHLELLTTVDLS